One Prochlorococcus marinus XMU1411 genomic window, GAGAGCGTTAATATGTTGGATGCTTCAGTAAAAATAGAAATTCTTGAATTACTTAGAGTCTTGCAAGAAAAAATGAATTTAACGATTATCTTTATTACTCATGATTTAGGCATTGCTAAAAGATTTTGTGATAGGTTGCTAGTTATGAATCACGGAAAGATAGTTGATGAAGGAGAAAGTTCTACAATATTCACTAAAACTCAAAACACGTATACAAAATCGCTACTAAATTCCTCTTTAAATCTTATTTAACTTTAAGTACACTTAGTAATTTTTGAAAATCTAATGGTAATTCTGATTCGAATATCATTTCTTTACCATTTATTGGATGTATAAGTCCAAGCTTAATGGCGTGTAAAGCTTGGCCATCTAATTTACATGGTAGTTTTTTACATCTTCCATATAACGGATCACCCACAATTGGATGATTAATGTGAGCGCAATGTACTCTGATTTGATGCGTTCGCCCCGTATCTAGTTTGAAACTCATTAATGAGTAATTGCCAAATCTTTCTTCTAATTTCCAATAGGTACAGGCATACCTTCCTGAAGTTTCTTCAACTACTTTATATTTCAACCTATTTAATTTATCTCTGCCAATGTATCCCACTATTTGGCCTTCTTCAGAATTAGGTGCTCCATGAATTACCGCAATATATTCGCGTGATGCTATTTTTTCTTTAATTTGTTTCTGGAGATTTACTAATGCCTCTTGGCTTTTTGCAACTACCATGCATCCGGAGGTATCTTTATCTAATCTGTGAACAATCCCAGGTCTTAGTTTCCCATTAATTCCAGGAAGATCTTTACAGTGAAAAAGTAATCCATTCACTAAAGTTCCAGATTTGTGTCCAGGGGCTGGATGAACAATTAGTCCTGATTGTTTATTAATTACTATGATGTGCTCGTCTTCAAAAAGGATATTTAAATCCATTTTTTCAGGTTTCAAATAAATAAGAGGTTCTGGAGGAGGCATCCATATTTGAATATTGTCACCATTTTTTAATGGGGTCTTTGCTTTCGCGGTCTTATAGTTTACAAGTACTAAACCTGAATTTATAAAATGTTGAATTCTTGCTCTACTTTGTTCTGGCCTTTTACTTACCAACCATCTGTCTAGCCTCATAGGAAGAGGTAGCTCATAAGTAATTTCTATAAGCTCACCTTCTCCAATGCCGAAAGAATTTTGATTATTTAATTCCATAGTGGGACTTCTAAAGCAATTTTACCCAGCATTTGATTTCTATAATCTTCCAATAACTTATGAGACATTCTCCTTTTATTGCCTGAGGTA contains:
- a CDS encoding RluA family pseudouridine synthase — translated: MELNNQNSFGIGEGELIEITYELPLPMRLDRWLVSKRPEQSRARIQHFINSGLVLVNYKTAKAKTPLKNGDNIQIWMPPPEPLIYLKPEKMDLNILFEDEHIIVINKQSGLIVHPAPGHKSGTLVNGLLFHCKDLPGINGKLRPGIVHRLDKDTSGCMVVAKSQEALVNLQKQIKEKIASREYIAVIHGAPNSEEGQIVGYIGRDKLNRLKYKVVEETSGRYACTYWKLEERFGNYSLMSFKLDTGRTHQIRVHCAHINHPIVGDPLYGRCKKLPCKLDGQALHAIKLGLIHPINGKEMIFESELPLDFQKLLSVLKVK